The following are encoded in a window of Gossypium raimondii isolate GPD5lz chromosome 13, ASM2569854v1, whole genome shotgun sequence genomic DNA:
- the LOC105783370 gene encoding pentatricopeptide repeat-containing protein At3g02650, mitochondrial, whose translation MWRSMAARSRLLMVAREFGATQMNQVLCRKPFHSFPKASLSPILHRFFSHSSANPSDDSSPGFTENGDPQLDFIAGIETSDTQVPSFEGLAVDETGMDNFVIGDSKIDMEEETQAYEIDGNKLENVLSLLQSRVDGSLESNLNAMDLDLHEDFVVKVVETPYILGENLIRFLKWVMEKPGFNVTATVVDSLVKVICSDARMKNAYDLWDLVKKIGEKRDGVLNVGVLNELIALFSKLGKGKAAMEVFDKFADFGCVPNEDSFYFTIEALCRRSFYDWGWSVCEKMLGEESLPDGERVGKIISWFCKGGKAKEAHTVYLSAKGKNKVLPRSSVNFLIGSLCKKDETVKLALEMLDGFSGDERKYAIKPFSAVVRGLCRTKNVDEAKNVILRMIEEGPPPGNAVFNSVVNGYSKAGDMEKAKEVMELMETRGLKPDVYTYTVVMSGYANGGQMDQACEVLSEAKKKHTKLSPATYHTLIRGYCKIKEFDKALNLLAEMKDFGVQPNVDEYNKLIQSLCLKVLDWQTAEKLFDEMKENGLYLNGITRSLIMAVKELEAEGTDIMESTTKA comes from the coding sequence ATGTGGAGATCAATGGCGGCAAGATCCAGGCTGTTGATGGTAGCACGGGAATTCGGTGCTACCCAAATGAACCAGGTTCTATGTCGTAAACCTTTCCATTCCTTCCCCAAAGCATCACTCTCTCCAATCCTTCATCGTTTTTTCTCCCATTCATCCGCGAATCCAAGCGATGATTCTTCCCCTGGTTTCACAGAAAATGGGGATCCCCAGTTGGATTTCATCGCTGGGATCGAGACTAGCGACACCCAAGTTCCCTCTTTCGAGGGTCTTGCAGTTGATGAGACCGGAATGGACAATTTCGTAATCGGAGATTCAAAAATTGACATGGAAGAAGAAACCCAAGCTTATGAGATTGATGGTAACAAGTTAGAAAACGTGTTGTCTTTATTGCAAAGTAGAGTTGATGGGTCTTTAGAATCTAATCTTAATGCTATGGATTTGGATTTACATGAAGATTTCGTTGTTAAAGTTGTTGAAACTCCGTATATTTTGGGTGAAAATTTGATTAGGTTTTTGAAATGGGTAATGGAGAAACCTGGGTTTAATGTGACTGCTACTGTTGTTGATTCACTTGTTAAGGTTATTTGTAGTGATGCTAGGATGAAGAATGCTTATGATTTGTGGGATTTGGTTAAGAAAATTGGGGAGAAAAGGGATGGGGTTTTGAATGTGGGTGTTTTAAATGAGTTGATTGCTTTGTTTTCGAAGTTGGGTAAAGGGAAGGCAGCTATGGAGGTGTTTGATAAATTTGCGGATTTTGGGTGTGTCCCGAATGAAGATAGTTTTTATTTCACTATTGAAGCTCTATGTCGACGGTCTTTTTATGATTGGGGTTGGTCTGTGTGTGAAAAGATGCTCGGTGAAGAGAGCTTGCCGGATGGTGAACGGGTTGGGAAGATTATATCTTGGTTTTGTAAAGGTGGTAAGGCTAAGGAGGCTCACACGGTTTATTTGTCGGCCAAGGGGAAAAACAAGGTTCTTCCTCGTTCTTCTGTTAATTTCTTAATCGGTTCACTCTGTAAGAAGGATGAAACGGTGAAGTTAGCTTTGGAGATGTTAGATGGATTCTCCGGAGATGAAAGGAAATATGCAATCAAGCCGTTCTCGGCTGTTGTACGTGGTCTGTGTAGGACGAAAAATGTTGATGAAGCCAAAAACGTGATTCTTAGAATGATTGAAGAAGGGCCGCCTCCTGGAAACGCGGTTTTCAATTCAGTTGTCAATGGATATTCAAAGGCAGGAGATATGGAAAAAGCAAAGGAGGTGATGGAACTGATGGAGACTAGGGGGTTGAAACCTGATGTTTACACATACACTGTCGTAATGAGTGGTTACGCAAACGGTGGCCAAATGGATCAAGCTTGTGAAGTATTGTCAGAAGCCAAGAAAAAACATACTAAGCTGAGTCCGGCAACTTATCACACTCTAATTCGTGGATACTGCAAAATCAAAGAGTTTGACAAGGCTTTGAACCTATTGGCCGAGATGAAAGATTTCGGTGTCCAACCTAATGTCGATGAATACAATAAATTGATCCAATCTCTTTGCTTAAAGGTCTTAGATTGGCAAACAGCTGAGAAACTATTCGATGAAATGAAGGAAAACGGCTTGTATCTTAATGGAATCACCCGAAGTCTTATAATGGCAGTTAAGGAGCTCGAAGCAGAAGGAACAGACATCATGGAATCAACCACTAAAGCTTAA
- the LOC105783502 gene encoding uncharacterized protein LOC105783502 isoform X1, giving the protein MEEAGSADMAVAPPSSRVSLSPFSPVRRRRRRLSVHFADLSRPVVSSATRLARVSLQGRLVNAEEASSARTVGGGLGCEEAVAWELFSPIERFLIVAVVGVATAESKKNWLISHLRKSVELRDEVLSSMQQKVDNLCEQLNNGEEKPIIGAKIEVGTPLNETFGSGSMKVDDCGCWICYQHREQFKGNYMVKNSSGSVTPLPNETEQEERRMSDLSDWASSVTSASEIQLNNLAIEQDIFNLKRECEEKDAIIKELNTSVQSTNMASSKRISELEDIIRRKNTTITRLKKDMVVLEQKVVHLTRLQRPSSSTSSPNYWQTPVMTDNLLYDMDSTTSPSSSDSDCSPKNQPQAPVPKVEEVCFQNNDIALDKEQKSAPAKVTSSFTGQTACRSMPEPATPLREISMNQRSKPPSSRQRQVSASQDSKRIKKQTRSVSKDSTSKKRWA; this is encoded by the exons ATGGAAGAAGCCGGTTCAGCTGACATGGCAGTGGCACCTCCATCATCAAGGGTTTCACTTTCACCATTCTCTCCTGTCCGTCGACGGCGGAGGAGGCTTTCTGTTCACTTCGCCGATCTGAGCCGGCCGGTTGTTTCTTCTGCTACGCGGCTGGCGAGGGTTTCACTCCAGGGACGTCTTGTAAATGCCGAGGAAGCCAGCTCGGCTCGAACTGTAGGAGGCGGTTTGGGCTGCGAGGAGGCTGTGGCTTGGGAGCTATTTAGTCCTATTGAGAGGTTCTTGATCGTGGCGGTGGTCGGCGTCGCAACTGCTGAGTCTAAGAAGAACTGGTTGATAAGCCACCTAAGAAAATCGGTCGAGCTGAGG GATGAGGTGCTTTCAAGCATGCAGCAGAAGGTAGACAATCTATGCGAACAGCTGAATAACGGCGAAGAGAAGCCGATAATTGGGGCTAAAATAGAAGTAGGAACTCCATTGAATGAAACTTTTGGCTCTGGGAGTATGAAGGTTGATGATTGTGGTTGTTGGATTTGCTATCAACATCGCGAACAATTTAAA GGTAACTATATGGTGAAAAACTCTAGTGGGAGTGTGACGCCATTGCCAAATGAGACTGAACAAGAGGAGCGCCGCATGTCTGATTTGTCGGACTGGGCTTCAAGTGTCACGTCTGCATCTGAAATCCAG TTGAATAATCTTGCAATAGAACAGGATATTTTCAATCTTAAGAGGGAATGTGAAGAGAAGGATGCCATCATAAAGGAACTAAACACTTCTGTCCAATCAACCAATATGGCTAGTTCGAAA AGGATATCGGAGTTGGAGGACATTATACGCAGAAAGAACACGACAATTACTAGATTGAAGAAGGACATGGTGGTTCTAGAACAAAAG GTTGTCCACTTGACAAGGCTTCAGAGACCTTCCTCTTCCACCTCAAGTCCGAACTATTGGCAAACTCCAGTCATGACAGATAACCTCCTTTATGACATGGATAGTACTACTAGTCCTTCCTCATCTGATTCGGATTGCTCACCAAAGAACCAACCACAAGCTCCGGTTCCCAAAGTTGAGGAAGTTTGTTTCCAGAACAATGACATTGCTTTAGACAAAGAACAAAAATCAGCACCTGCAAAAGTTACAAGCTCTTTTACGGGACAGACCGCATGCCGTTCGATGCCTGAACCAGCTACTCCATTAAGAGAAATATCAATGAATCAAAGATCTAAACCACCATCTTCAAGGCAAAGGCAAGTATCAGCTAGTCAAGATTCAAAGCGAATTAAGAAGCAAACACGAAGTGTATCGAAAGATTCTACCTCGAAGAAGAGATGGGCTTA
- the LOC105783547 gene encoding ETHYLENE INSENSITIVE 3-like 3 protein — protein sequence MAKLDDTGGDISWDIEVSELRRDDMGEEDVSDEEIRADELERRMWKDSVRLRRIKERERVAAQQAAELNQTSELARRKKISRAQDGILKNMLMLMEVYNARGFVYGIVPEKGKAVSGASDNLRAWWKEKVNFDKNGPAAIVKYEAECLAMSVSDRNRNGNPCSSLQDLQDATIGSLLSTLMQHCDPPQRKYPLEKRIPPPWWPTGNEDWWVKLGLQRGDSPPYKKPHDLKKMWKVGVLTAVIKHMSPDIAKIRRHVLQSKCLQGKLTAKESAIWLGVLGREEALIRTSSMTKISRGGHADSNDVVGDQIGSVSSKNGGRNQLTDAEPVALIGNDDAPLVQEDVPVEKQSRRKRPRLRSSRGGR from the exons ATGGCTAAACTTGATGATACTGGAGGTGATATTAG TTGGGACATTGAAGTTAGTGAGTTAAGGCGTGACGATATGGGTGAGGAAGATGTTAGCGATGAAGAGATCAGAGCGGATGAATTGGAGAGACGAATGTGGAAAGATTCTGTTAGACTCAGAAGGATTAAGGAGAGGGAAAGGGTTGCGGCTCAACAGGCTGCGGAACTGAATCAAACCTCAGAACTGGCTCGGAGGAAGAAGATTTCCCGAGCGCAAGATGGGATTCTTAAGAACATGTTGATGTTAATGGAAGTTTATAATGCGCGTGGATTTGTGTACGGTATTGTTCCTGAAAAAGGTAAGGCTGTGAGTGGTGCTTCAGATAATTTAAGAGCTTGGTGGAAAGAAAAGGTGAACTTCGACAAGAATGGACCGGCAGCTATAGTCAAGTATGAGGCGGAGTGTTTAGCTATGAGTGTGTCTGACAGGAATAGAAACGGAAACCCGTGTAGCAGTCTCCAAGACCTACAAGATGCTACTATCGGATCTCTTTTATCAACTTTGATGCAACATTGTGATCCGCCGCAGAGAAAGTATCCACTAGAAAAGAGAATCCCTCCGCCTTGGTGGCCTACCGGGAACGAAGATTGGTGGGTAAAACTAGGGCTACAACGGGGTGATAGTCCTCCGTATAAGAAGCCACATGATCTCAAGAAGATGTGGAAAGTCGGAGTGTTAACAGCCGTGATCAAGCACATGTCACCTGATATTGCAAAAATTCGGAGACATGTACTTCAGTCGAAATGTTTACAAGGTAAGCTGACAGCAAAGGAGAGTGCAATTTGGTTAGGGGTTTTGGGCCGTGAGGAAGCTCTAATTCGAACATCCAGCATGACCAAAATATCCCGAGGTGGTCATGCTGACAGCAATGATGTTGTCGGTGACCAAATAGGCTCGGTTTCTTCCAAAAATGGTGGGAGAAATCAACTAACAGATGCAGAGCCTGTGGCTTTAATCGGGAATGATGATGCCCCTCTGGTCCAAGAGGATGTTCCGGTGGAAAAACAATCTAGGAGGAAGAGACCCCGTTTAAGATCAAGCCGTGGCGGTCGATAA
- the LOC105783189 gene encoding uncharacterized protein LOC105783189 isoform X2 translates to MQTGNLPQSLSMNSPFGGPSASNPTAAGAPANKDRKMATAEHLVLDLSNPDLRENALLELSKNKELFQDLAPFVWNSFGTIAALIQEIVSIYPVLSPPNLTPAQSNRVCNALALLQCVASHPDTRMLFLNAHIPLYLYPFLNTTSKSRPFEYLRLTSLGVIGALVKVDDTEVISFLLSTEIIPLCLRTMEMGSELSKTVATFIVQKILLDDVGLDYICTTAERFFAVGRVLGNMVAALAEQPSSRLLKHIIRCYLRLSDNPRACDALRSCLPDMLRDATFSSCLREDQTTRRWLQQLLHNVGVNRVPTLQAGAGFDHMLVN, encoded by the exons ATGCAAACGGGAAATCTGCCACAATCTCTCTCGATGAATTCGCCTTTTGGAGGACCGAGCGCGTCGAATCCAACTGCTGCCGGAGCTCCGGCGAATAAGGATCGGAAAATGGCAACGGCTGAGCATTTAGTTCTCGATCTCAGCAACCCTGATCTCCGAGAAAACGCTCTTCTGGAACTATCGAAG aacaaGGAATTATTTCAAGATTTGGCTCCTTTCGTGTGGAATTCTTTTGGTACTATAGCTGCACTCATTCAG GAGATAGTCTCAATTTATCCTGTTCTCTCACCACCAAATCTGACTCCAGCTCAATCAAATCGAGTTTGTAATGCTCTTGCTCTGCTTCAG TGTGTAGCTTCTCATCCAGACACAAGGATGTTATTCCTGAATG CTCATATACCCTTGTATCTGTATCCTTTCCTTAATACGACCAGTAAGTCAAGGCCGTTTGAGTATTTGAGGCTTACTAGCTTAGGTGTTATTGGTGCCTTGGTGAAG gTTGATGATACTGAAGTTATCAGCTTCCTCCTGTCCACTGAGATAATCCCATTATGTCTGCGCACAATGGAGATGGGCAGTGAACTGTCGAAAACA GTTGCTACTTTTATAGTTCAGAAGATTCTACTAGATGATGTTGGCTTGGATTATATTTGCACCACTGCAGAGCGGTTTTTTGCAGTTGGTCGAGTTCTGGGTAATATGGTTGCAGCACTTGCTGAGCAGCCCTCTTCGCGACTACTGAAACATATTATTCGATGTTATCTTCGTTTGTCAGATAACCCAAG GGCTTGTGATGCATTAAGAAGTTGCCTTCCGGATATGCTACGAGATGCCACCTTTAGCAGTTGTCTTCGT GAGGATCAAACCACTAGGAGATGGCTGCAGCAGTTGCTTCACAATGTTGGAGTGAATCGAGTGCCAACGCTTCAGGCCGGTGCAGGATTCGATCACATGCTGGTTAACTGA
- the LOC105783189 gene encoding uncharacterized protein LOC105783189 isoform X3, which yields MQTGNLPQSLSMNSPFGGPSASNPTAAGAPANKDRKMATAEHLVLDLSNPDLRENALLELSKRELFQDLAPLLWNSFGTIAALLQEIVSIYPVLSPPNLTPAQSNRVCNALALLQCVASHPDTRMLFLNAHIPLYLYPFLNTTSKSRPFEYLRLTSLGVIGALVKVDDTEVISFLLSTEIIPLCLRTMEMGSELSKTVATFIVQKILLDDVGLDYICTTAERFFAVGRVLGNMVAALAEQPSSRLLKHIIRCYLRLSDNPRACDALRSCLPDMLRDATFSSCLREDQTTRRWLQQLLHNVGVNRVPTLQAGAGFDHMLVN from the exons ATGCAAACGGGAAATCTGCCACAATCTCTCTCGATGAATTCGCCTTTTGGAGGACCGAGCGCGTCGAATCCAACTGCTGCCGGAGCTCCGGCGAATAAGGATCGGAAAATGGCAACGGCTGAGCATTTAGTTCTCGATCTCAGCAACCCTGATCTCCGAGAAAACGCTCTTCTGGAACTATCGAAG agAGAATTATTTCAAGATTTGGCTCCATTGTTGTGGAATTCTTTTGGTACTATTGCTGCACTTTTACAG GAGATAGTCTCAATTTATCCTGTTCTCTCACCACCAAATCTGACTCCAGCTCAATCAAATCGAGTTTGTAATGCTCTTGCTCTGCTTCAG TGTGTAGCTTCTCATCCAGACACAAGGATGTTATTCCTGAATG CTCATATACCCTTGTATCTGTATCCTTTCCTTAATACGACCAGTAAGTCAAGGCCGTTTGAGTATTTGAGGCTTACTAGCTTAGGTGTTATTGGTGCCTTGGTGAAG gTTGATGATACTGAAGTTATCAGCTTCCTCCTGTCCACTGAGATAATCCCATTATGTCTGCGCACAATGGAGATGGGCAGTGAACTGTCGAAAACA GTTGCTACTTTTATAGTTCAGAAGATTCTACTAGATGATGTTGGCTTGGATTATATTTGCACCACTGCAGAGCGGTTTTTTGCAGTTGGTCGAGTTCTGGGTAATATGGTTGCAGCACTTGCTGAGCAGCCCTCTTCGCGACTACTGAAACATATTATTCGATGTTATCTTCGTTTGTCAGATAACCCAAG GGCTTGTGATGCATTAAGAAGTTGCCTTCCGGATATGCTACGAGATGCCACCTTTAGCAGTTGTCTTCGT GAGGATCAAACCACTAGGAGATGGCTGCAGCAGTTGCTTCACAATGTTGGAGTGAATCGAGTGCCAACGCTTCAGGCCGGTGCAGGATTCGATCACATGCTGGTTAACTGA
- the LOC105783502 gene encoding uncharacterized protein LOC105783502 isoform X2, protein MEEAGSADMAVAPPSSRVSLSPFSPVRRRRRRLSVHFADLSRPVVSSATRLARVSLQGRLVNAEEASSARTVGGGLGCEEAVAWELFSPIERFLIVAVVGVATAESKKNWLISHLRKSVELRDEVLSSMQQKVDNLCEQLNNGEEKPIIGAKIEVGTPLNETFGSGSMKVDDCGCWICYQHREQFKGNYMVKNSSGSVTPLPNETEQEERRMSDLSDWASSVTSASEIQDIFNLKRECEEKDAIIKELNTSVQSTNMASSKRISELEDIIRRKNTTITRLKKDMVVLEQKVVHLTRLQRPSSSTSSPNYWQTPVMTDNLLYDMDSTTSPSSSDSDCSPKNQPQAPVPKVEEVCFQNNDIALDKEQKSAPAKVTSSFTGQTACRSMPEPATPLREISMNQRSKPPSSRQRQVSASQDSKRIKKQTRSVSKDSTSKKRWA, encoded by the exons ATGGAAGAAGCCGGTTCAGCTGACATGGCAGTGGCACCTCCATCATCAAGGGTTTCACTTTCACCATTCTCTCCTGTCCGTCGACGGCGGAGGAGGCTTTCTGTTCACTTCGCCGATCTGAGCCGGCCGGTTGTTTCTTCTGCTACGCGGCTGGCGAGGGTTTCACTCCAGGGACGTCTTGTAAATGCCGAGGAAGCCAGCTCGGCTCGAACTGTAGGAGGCGGTTTGGGCTGCGAGGAGGCTGTGGCTTGGGAGCTATTTAGTCCTATTGAGAGGTTCTTGATCGTGGCGGTGGTCGGCGTCGCAACTGCTGAGTCTAAGAAGAACTGGTTGATAAGCCACCTAAGAAAATCGGTCGAGCTGAGG GATGAGGTGCTTTCAAGCATGCAGCAGAAGGTAGACAATCTATGCGAACAGCTGAATAACGGCGAAGAGAAGCCGATAATTGGGGCTAAAATAGAAGTAGGAACTCCATTGAATGAAACTTTTGGCTCTGGGAGTATGAAGGTTGATGATTGTGGTTGTTGGATTTGCTATCAACATCGCGAACAATTTAAA GGTAACTATATGGTGAAAAACTCTAGTGGGAGTGTGACGCCATTGCCAAATGAGACTGAACAAGAGGAGCGCCGCATGTCTGATTTGTCGGACTGGGCTTCAAGTGTCACGTCTGCATCTGAAATCCAG GATATTTTCAATCTTAAGAGGGAATGTGAAGAGAAGGATGCCATCATAAAGGAACTAAACACTTCTGTCCAATCAACCAATATGGCTAGTTCGAAA AGGATATCGGAGTTGGAGGACATTATACGCAGAAAGAACACGACAATTACTAGATTGAAGAAGGACATGGTGGTTCTAGAACAAAAG GTTGTCCACTTGACAAGGCTTCAGAGACCTTCCTCTTCCACCTCAAGTCCGAACTATTGGCAAACTCCAGTCATGACAGATAACCTCCTTTATGACATGGATAGTACTACTAGTCCTTCCTCATCTGATTCGGATTGCTCACCAAAGAACCAACCACAAGCTCCGGTTCCCAAAGTTGAGGAAGTTTGTTTCCAGAACAATGACATTGCTTTAGACAAAGAACAAAAATCAGCACCTGCAAAAGTTACAAGCTCTTTTACGGGACAGACCGCATGCCGTTCGATGCCTGAACCAGCTACTCCATTAAGAGAAATATCAATGAATCAAAGATCTAAACCACCATCTTCAAGGCAAAGGCAAGTATCAGCTAGTCAAGATTCAAAGCGAATTAAGAAGCAAACACGAAGTGTATCGAAAGATTCTACCTCGAAGAAGAGATGGGCTTA
- the LOC105783189 gene encoding uncharacterized protein LOC105783189 isoform X1, with the protein MQTGNLPQSLSMNSPFGGPSASNPTAAGAPANKDRKMATAEHLVLDLSNPDLRENALLELSKKRELFQDLAPLLWNSFGTIAALLQEIVSIYPVLSPPNLTPAQSNRVCNALALLQCVASHPDTRMLFLNAHIPLYLYPFLNTTSKSRPFEYLRLTSLGVIGALVKVDDTEVISFLLSTEIIPLCLRTMEMGSELSKTVATFIVQKILLDDVGLDYICTTAERFFAVGRVLGNMVAALAEQPSSRLLKHIIRCYLRLSDNPRACDALRSCLPDMLRDATFSSCLREDQTTRRWLQQLLHNVGVNRVPTLQAGAGFDHMLVN; encoded by the exons ATGCAAACGGGAAATCTGCCACAATCTCTCTCGATGAATTCGCCTTTTGGAGGACCGAGCGCGTCGAATCCAACTGCTGCCGGAGCTCCGGCGAATAAGGATCGGAAAATGGCAACGGCTGAGCATTTAGTTCTCGATCTCAGCAACCCTGATCTCCGAGAAAACGCTCTTCTGGAACTATCGAAG aagagAGAATTATTTCAAGATTTGGCTCCATTGTTGTGGAATTCTTTTGGTACTATTGCTGCACTTTTACAG GAGATAGTCTCAATTTATCCTGTTCTCTCACCACCAAATCTGACTCCAGCTCAATCAAATCGAGTTTGTAATGCTCTTGCTCTGCTTCAG TGTGTAGCTTCTCATCCAGACACAAGGATGTTATTCCTGAATG CTCATATACCCTTGTATCTGTATCCTTTCCTTAATACGACCAGTAAGTCAAGGCCGTTTGAGTATTTGAGGCTTACTAGCTTAGGTGTTATTGGTGCCTTGGTGAAG gTTGATGATACTGAAGTTATCAGCTTCCTCCTGTCCACTGAGATAATCCCATTATGTCTGCGCACAATGGAGATGGGCAGTGAACTGTCGAAAACA GTTGCTACTTTTATAGTTCAGAAGATTCTACTAGATGATGTTGGCTTGGATTATATTTGCACCACTGCAGAGCGGTTTTTTGCAGTTGGTCGAGTTCTGGGTAATATGGTTGCAGCACTTGCTGAGCAGCCCTCTTCGCGACTACTGAAACATATTATTCGATGTTATCTTCGTTTGTCAGATAACCCAAG GGCTTGTGATGCATTAAGAAGTTGCCTTCCGGATATGCTACGAGATGCCACCTTTAGCAGTTGTCTTCGT GAGGATCAAACCACTAGGAGATGGCTGCAGCAGTTGCTTCACAATGTTGGAGTGAATCGAGTGCCAACGCTTCAGGCCGGTGCAGGATTCGATCACATGCTGGTTAACTGA
- the LOC105783503 gene encoding histone H3.2 encodes MARTKQTARKSTGGKAPRKQLATKAARKSAPATGGVKKPHRFRPGTVALREIRKYQKSTELLIRKLPFQRLVREIAQDFKTDLRFQSSAVAALQEAAEAYLVGLFEDTNLCAIHAKRVTIMPKDIQLARRIRGERA; translated from the coding sequence ATGGCTCGTACAAAGCAAACAGCCAGGAAATCAACCGGTGGAAAAGCTCCACGTAAGCAATTGGCGACCAAAGCCGCGAGGAAATCAGCTCCAGCCACCGGAGGAGTGAAGAAGCCTCACCGTTTCAGGCCAGGAACAGTGGCGTTGAGAGAAATCAGGAAGTACCAGAAGAGTACCGAGCTTTTGATCCGTAAACTTCCGTTCCAAAGGCTAGTGAGGGAAATCGCTCAAGATTTCAAGACGGATCTGAGATTCCAAAGTAGTGCGGTGGCGGCTTTACAAGAAGCGGCGGAAGCGTATCTGGTTGGCCTGTTTGAGGATACTAATCTCTGTGCTATTCATGCCAAGAGGGTTACTATTATGCCTAAAGATATTCAACTGGCTCGGAGGATTAGAGGAGAGAGagcttaa